A single genomic interval of Camelina sativa cultivar DH55 chromosome 11, Cs, whole genome shotgun sequence harbors:
- the LOC104724962 gene encoding galactan beta-1,4-galactosyltransferase GALS2-like isoform X2, giving the protein MAKERDQNTKDKNLLISFLWNFSAELKLALMALLVLCTLATLLPFIPSSFSISASELRFCISAVNSSTLDNVVTKQPLTEKDTELTNGVIKRTFTDNVVTKQPLTEKDTELTNGVIKRTFTGYGWAAYNFVLMNAYRGGVNTFAVIGLSSKPLHVYARPTYRCEWVPFNQSDNRILTDGTKILTDWGYGRVYTTVVVNCTFPETTVINPRNAGGTLLLHATTGDTDRNITDSIPVLVEAPNAVDLALYDSNRKAKYDYLYCGSSLYGNLSPQRIREWVAYHVRFFGERSHFVLHDAGGISEEVFEVLKPWIGLGRVTVHDIREQERFDGYYHNQFMVVNDCLHRYRFMAKWVFFFDVDEFVYVPAKETISSVMESLKGYSQFTIEQMPMSSQLCYDGDGPARTYRKWGFEKLAYRDVKKVPRRDRKYAVQPRNVFATGVHMSQNLQGKTYHRAEKQIRYFHYHGSISQRREPCRHLYNGTRIVHDNNPYVLDTTMRDIGLAVKTFEIRTIGDRLLRTRQ; this is encoded by the exons ATGGCAAaagagagagaccaaaacacTAAAGACAAAAACCtcctcatctctttcttatGGAACTTCTCAGCTGAGCTCAAACTCGCTTTAATGGCTTTACTCGTCCTCTGCACTCTCGCCACCCTCCTCCCTTTCatcccttcttctttctccatctcCGCCTCCGAACTCCGTTTCTGCATCTCCGCCGTCAACTCCTCCACCTTAGATAACGTCGTTACAAAACAGCCGTTAACTGAAAAAGACACGGAGTTAACTAACGGCGTTATTAAACGGACGTTTACTG ATAACGTCGTTACAAAACAGCCGTTAACTGAAAAAGACACGGAGTTAACTAACGGCGTTATTAAACGGACGTTTACTGGTTACGGCTGGGCGGCTTATAACTTCGTGTTGATGAACGCTTACAGAGGCGGCGTTAACACGTTCGCCGTTATCGGTTTATCATCTAAACCGCTTCACGTCTACGCTCGTCCCACTTACCGATGCGAATGGGTTCCGTTTAACCAATCCGATAACCGGATTTTAACCGACGGTACTAAAATCTTAACCGATTGGGGTTACGGTAGGGTTTACACAACCGTCGTCGTGAACTGTACTTTTCCAGAAACCACCGTGATAAACCCTAGAAACGCCGGTGGTACTCTTCTCCTCCACGCAACCACCGGAGACACAGATCGGAACATCACCGATTCAATCCCCGTCCTCGTCGAAGCTCCGAACGCCGTCGATCTCGCTCTCTACGACTCGAACCGTAAAGCAAAGTACGATTACCTCTACTGCGGCTCGTCTCTGTACGGGAACTTAAGCCCGCAGCGAATCAGAGAATGGGTCGCTTACCATGTTCGTTTCTTCGGGGAAAGATCTCATTTTGTGCTTCACGACGCCGGTGGGATCTCAGAGGAAGTGTTTGAGGTGTTGAAGCCATGGATTGGGTTAGGGAGAGTGACGGTACATGATATAAGAGAGCAAGAACGGTTCGATGGGTATTATCATAACCAGTTCATGGTTGTGAATGATTGTTTGCATAGGTATAGGTTCATGGCGAAGTGGGTGTTTTTTTTCGATGTTGATGAGTTTGTTTATGTTCCGGCCAAAGAGACGATCTCGTCGGTGATGGAATCTTTGAAAGGATATTCTCAGTTTACTATTGAACAGATGCCTATGAGTAGTCAGCTTTGTTACGACGGTGATGGTCCGGCCAGAACTTACAG GAAATGGGGGTTTGAGAAATTGGCGTATAGAGATGTGAAGAAAGTACCAAGACGGGATAGGAAATACGCGGTTCAGCCGCGTAATGTATTTGCGACTGGAGTTCACATGTCTCAGAATCTACAAGGGAAGACATACCACAGAGCGGAAAAGCAAATCCGGTATTTTCACTACCATGGCTCGATCTCGCAGCGACGTGAGCCTTGCCGTCATCTTTATAACGGTACCCGCATTGTTCATGATAACAATCCTTACGTTCTTGATACCACAATGCGCGATATTGGCCTTGCGGTCAAGACGTTTGAGATCAGGACGATTGGAGATCGCTTGCTTAGGACAAGGCAATGA
- the LOC104724962 gene encoding galactan beta-1,4-galactosyltransferase GALS2-like isoform X1, with protein MAKERDQNTKDKNLLISFLWNFSAELKLALMALLVLCTLATLLPFIPSSFSISASELRFCISAVNSSTLDNVVTKQPLTEKDTELTNGVIKRTFTGYGWAAYNFVLMNAYRGGVNTFAVIGLSSKPLHVYARPTYRCEWVPFNQSDNRILTDGTKILTDWGYGRVYTTVVVNCTFPETTVINPRNAGGTLLLHATTGDTDRNITDSIPVLVEAPNAVDLALYDSNRKAKYDYLYCGSSLYGNLSPQRIREWVAYHVRFFGERSHFVLHDAGGISEEVFEVLKPWIGLGRVTVHDIREQERFDGYYHNQFMVVNDCLHRYRFMAKWVFFFDVDEFVYVPAKETISSVMESLKGYSQFTIEQMPMSSQLCYDGDGPARTYRKWGFEKLAYRDVKKVPRRDRKYAVQPRNVFATGVHMSQNLQGKTYHRAEKQIRYFHYHGSISQRREPCRHLYNGTRIVHDNNPYVLDTTMRDIGLAVKTFEIRTIGDRLLRTRQ; from the exons ATGGCAAaagagagagaccaaaacacTAAAGACAAAAACCtcctcatctctttcttatGGAACTTCTCAGCTGAGCTCAAACTCGCTTTAATGGCTTTACTCGTCCTCTGCACTCTCGCCACCCTCCTCCCTTTCatcccttcttctttctccatctcCGCCTCCGAACTCCGTTTCTGCATCTCCGCCGTCAACTCCTCCACCTTAG ATAACGTCGTTACAAAACAGCCGTTAACTGAAAAAGACACGGAGTTAACTAACGGCGTTATTAAACGGACGTTTACTGGTTACGGCTGGGCGGCTTATAACTTCGTGTTGATGAACGCTTACAGAGGCGGCGTTAACACGTTCGCCGTTATCGGTTTATCATCTAAACCGCTTCACGTCTACGCTCGTCCCACTTACCGATGCGAATGGGTTCCGTTTAACCAATCCGATAACCGGATTTTAACCGACGGTACTAAAATCTTAACCGATTGGGGTTACGGTAGGGTTTACACAACCGTCGTCGTGAACTGTACTTTTCCAGAAACCACCGTGATAAACCCTAGAAACGCCGGTGGTACTCTTCTCCTCCACGCAACCACCGGAGACACAGATCGGAACATCACCGATTCAATCCCCGTCCTCGTCGAAGCTCCGAACGCCGTCGATCTCGCTCTCTACGACTCGAACCGTAAAGCAAAGTACGATTACCTCTACTGCGGCTCGTCTCTGTACGGGAACTTAAGCCCGCAGCGAATCAGAGAATGGGTCGCTTACCATGTTCGTTTCTTCGGGGAAAGATCTCATTTTGTGCTTCACGACGCCGGTGGGATCTCAGAGGAAGTGTTTGAGGTGTTGAAGCCATGGATTGGGTTAGGGAGAGTGACGGTACATGATATAAGAGAGCAAGAACGGTTCGATGGGTATTATCATAACCAGTTCATGGTTGTGAATGATTGTTTGCATAGGTATAGGTTCATGGCGAAGTGGGTGTTTTTTTTCGATGTTGATGAGTTTGTTTATGTTCCGGCCAAAGAGACGATCTCGTCGGTGATGGAATCTTTGAAAGGATATTCTCAGTTTACTATTGAACAGATGCCTATGAGTAGTCAGCTTTGTTACGACGGTGATGGTCCGGCCAGAACTTACAG GAAATGGGGGTTTGAGAAATTGGCGTATAGAGATGTGAAGAAAGTACCAAGACGGGATAGGAAATACGCGGTTCAGCCGCGTAATGTATTTGCGACTGGAGTTCACATGTCTCAGAATCTACAAGGGAAGACATACCACAGAGCGGAAAAGCAAATCCGGTATTTTCACTACCATGGCTCGATCTCGCAGCGACGTGAGCCTTGCCGTCATCTTTATAACGGTACCCGCATTGTTCATGATAACAATCCTTACGTTCTTGATACCACAATGCGCGATATTGGCCTTGCGGTCAAGACGTTTGAGATCAGGACGATTGGAGATCGCTTGCTTAGGACAAGGCAATGA
- the LOC104724965 gene encoding uncharacterized protein LOC104724965 isoform X2, protein MTLLENKMVAAVLLPTVSFRDESSREDWQVLSRIDSKKKILVKQTSMLQSEREISMDPKSIRSLSMSGSMRRNDSFDMILLPAMSPPRDLDSPMPLPLQPVRTKFLSRSLPNSTAASPRQRSGLMRSLKNKEQDSSSAAYKRSKSCGSSSKRLSLKRNSFFIKTESNKSISNNNTLEDGFKCNALCLYLPGFGKGKPIRSSRKDDSSSFTRTTTTTMSSSSTITVSRTVSVRESTTTTTVISARASMEKFDCGSYTSESGGEEGGNHFYDLPSELIKSGSGDNDHDDPVSAAFVFDKEPVEKEIKGVLKVSGSKNRKSMESSSLRQVRFSTSSPVSYPTSPAISPRLLEASKNFNAFLEAQAV, encoded by the exons ATGACTCT gttggaaaataaaatggtgGCTGCAGTTCTACTGCCAACGGTTAGCTTCAGAGACGAAAGTTCTCGTGAGGATTGGCAAGTTCTAAGCAGAATcgattcgaagaagaagattctggtCAAGCAAACGAGTATGTTGCAATCCGAGAGAGAGATATCGATGGACCCGAAATCAATCAGGTCGTTGTCTATGTCGGGTTCGATGAGAAGGAACGATAGCTTCGATATGATTCTGTTACCGGCGATGTCACCTCCTAGAGATTTAGATTCCCCAATGCCTCTTCCGTTGCAGCCAGTTCGGACTAAGTTTCTGAGCCGTAGCCTCCCAAACTCAACCGCTGCTTCTCCTAGACAACGTTCAGGTCTGATGCGGTCGCTCAAAAACAAGGAACAGGACTCATCTTCTGCGGCATACAAGAGAAGCAAATCTTGTGGGTCTAGTAGCAAGAGACTCTCCCTTAAGAGGAACTCGTTCTTCATTAAAACCGAATCGAACAAGAGCATCAGCAATAATAATACATTAGAAGACGGATTCAAATGCAACGCTCTGTGTTTATACCTCCCCGGTTTTGGTAAAGGAAAACCGATCAGATCATCACGGAaagatgattcttcttccttcactcGAACTACCACAACGACGATGTCATCGTCATCGACCATTACCGTTTCAAGAACCGTCTCCGTCAGAGAATCCACAACCACTACCACAGTGATCTCAGCTCGAGCTTCAATGGAGAAATTCGATTGCGGATCGTATACTTCGGAATCCGGCGGAGAAGAAGGAGGAAATCACTTCTACGACTTACCGTCCGAGCTAATCAAAAGTGGTTCTGGCGATAACGACCATGACGATCCAGTTTCAGCGGCTTTCGTGTTTGACAAGGAACCTGTTGAGAAAGAGATCAAAGGTGTTTTAAAGGTGTCTGGTTCGAAAAACAGAAAATCGATGGAGTCTTCTTCACTGCGTCAGGTTCGATTCTCCACGTCATCGCCGGTTTCATACCCGACGTCTCCGGCGATCTCTCCACGGTTGTTAGAAGCCTCCAAGAATTTCAATGCTTTCTTGGAAGCTCAAGCCGTTTGA
- the LOC104724965 gene encoding uncharacterized protein LOC104724965 isoform X1, which yields MTLYKLENKMVAAVLLPTVSFRDESSREDWQVLSRIDSKKKILVKQTSMLQSEREISMDPKSIRSLSMSGSMRRNDSFDMILLPAMSPPRDLDSPMPLPLQPVRTKFLSRSLPNSTAASPRQRSGLMRSLKNKEQDSSSAAYKRSKSCGSSSKRLSLKRNSFFIKTESNKSISNNNTLEDGFKCNALCLYLPGFGKGKPIRSSRKDDSSSFTRTTTTTMSSSSTITVSRTVSVRESTTTTTVISARASMEKFDCGSYTSESGGEEGGNHFYDLPSELIKSGSGDNDHDDPVSAAFVFDKEPVEKEIKGVLKVSGSKNRKSMESSSLRQVRFSTSSPVSYPTSPAISPRLLEASKNFNAFLEAQAV from the exons ATGACTCTGTATAA gttggaaaataaaatggtgGCTGCAGTTCTACTGCCAACGGTTAGCTTCAGAGACGAAAGTTCTCGTGAGGATTGGCAAGTTCTAAGCAGAATcgattcgaagaagaagattctggtCAAGCAAACGAGTATGTTGCAATCCGAGAGAGAGATATCGATGGACCCGAAATCAATCAGGTCGTTGTCTATGTCGGGTTCGATGAGAAGGAACGATAGCTTCGATATGATTCTGTTACCGGCGATGTCACCTCCTAGAGATTTAGATTCCCCAATGCCTCTTCCGTTGCAGCCAGTTCGGACTAAGTTTCTGAGCCGTAGCCTCCCAAACTCAACCGCTGCTTCTCCTAGACAACGTTCAGGTCTGATGCGGTCGCTCAAAAACAAGGAACAGGACTCATCTTCTGCGGCATACAAGAGAAGCAAATCTTGTGGGTCTAGTAGCAAGAGACTCTCCCTTAAGAGGAACTCGTTCTTCATTAAAACCGAATCGAACAAGAGCATCAGCAATAATAATACATTAGAAGACGGATTCAAATGCAACGCTCTGTGTTTATACCTCCCCGGTTTTGGTAAAGGAAAACCGATCAGATCATCACGGAaagatgattcttcttccttcactcGAACTACCACAACGACGATGTCATCGTCATCGACCATTACCGTTTCAAGAACCGTCTCCGTCAGAGAATCCACAACCACTACCACAGTGATCTCAGCTCGAGCTTCAATGGAGAAATTCGATTGCGGATCGTATACTTCGGAATCCGGCGGAGAAGAAGGAGGAAATCACTTCTACGACTTACCGTCCGAGCTAATCAAAAGTGGTTCTGGCGATAACGACCATGACGATCCAGTTTCAGCGGCTTTCGTGTTTGACAAGGAACCTGTTGAGAAAGAGATCAAAGGTGTTTTAAAGGTGTCTGGTTCGAAAAACAGAAAATCGATGGAGTCTTCTTCACTGCGTCAGGTTCGATTCTCCACGTCATCGCCGGTTTCATACCCGACGTCTCCGGCGATCTCTCCACGGTTGTTAGAAGCCTCCAAGAATTTCAATGCTTTCTTGGAAGCTCAAGCCGTTTGA
- the LOC104724964 gene encoding ycf3-interacting protein 1, chloroplastic, with protein MVTQMFQLPLQYCVSSYSSSGGDGQRSYGVCSSPSPSPVVICKFSGISDDRWVRRSKKNRRFGSLIAKQEKGDVTEIRIPVPLTLEQEEKEKQDRDDEDDEDVYEEGDEVDPEDLKYVNEIKRVLELLRRNRDMIFSEVKLTIMIEDPREVERRRLLGIEDSETPSRDDLAEALEQVNDGKIPKDRATLRMLHEEMMRWPNLEVEVSKKQRGKSMYAKSTDTGIDPKEAAKRLNIEWDSAAAIEDADVNDEQGVVTKVAGYGALYFVSALPVIIGVSVVLILFYNSLQ; from the exons ATGGTGACGCAGATGTTTCAGTTGCCGTTACAGTACTGTGTTTCGAGTTATTCTTCTTCCGGCGGTGACGGCCAACGGAGTTACGGTGTTTGTTCGTCTCCGTCGCCGTCTCCGGTTGTTATTTGCAAGTTTAGTGGTATTTCTGATGATCGTTGGGTGAGGCGGAGTAAGAAGAATCGGAGATTCGGTAGTTTGATAGCGAAGCAGGAGAAAGGAGATGTTACGGAGATTCGTATTCCGGTTCCGTTAACGTTGGAgcaggaagagaaggagaaacaagacagagatgatgaagatgatgaagatgtatACGAAGAAGGAGACGAAGTCGATCCTGAAGATCTCAAATACGTTAACGAGATCAAACGG GTGTTGGAGCTTCTCAGGAGGAATAGAGATATGATCTTCAGTGAG GTTAAGTTGACAATCATGATTGAGGATCCAAGGGAAGTGGAAAGAAGGAGGCTGCTTGGAATTGAAGATTCGGAGACCCCAAGTAGGGATGACTTGGCTGAAGCCTTGGAGCAG GTAAATGATGGAAAAATCCCTAAAGATCGTGCCACTCTCCGGATGCTTCATGAGGAAATGATGCGTTGGCCAAATTTAGAG GTTGAGGTGTCAAAGAAGCAGCGAGGAAAATCAATGTATGCTAAATCCACAGACACCGGGATAGATCCAAAAGAAGCAGCCAAGAGACTTAACATAGAATGGGATTCAGCTGCTGCAATTGAAGACGCCGATGTCAATGATGAACAAGGAGTAGTAACCAAAGTCGCG GGTTATGGAGCGTTGTACTTTGTATCGGCTTTACCAGTTATCATCGGTGTCTCAGTTGTATTAATCTTGTTTTACAATTCCCTTCAGTAG
- the LOC104724966 gene encoding beta-glucosidase 13 has product MRAKYLCLLVFIVLASNEVVAKKHSSTPKLRRSDFPKDFVFGAATSAYQVEGGAHEDGRGPSIWDTFSEKYPEKIIDGSNGSVADDSYHLYKEDVGLLHQIGFNAYRFSISWSRILPRGNLKGGINQAGIDYYNNLINELLSKGIKPFVTLFHWDTPQALEDAYGGFRGSEIVNDFRDYADICFKSFGDRVKHWMTLNEPLTVVQQGYVAGVMAPGRCSKFTNPNCTAGNGATEPYIVGHNLILAHGEAVKVYRKKYKTSQKGQVGIALNAGWNLPYNTESAEDRLAAARAMAFTFDYFMEPLVTGKYPVDMINNVKDGRLPTFTTKQSKMLKGSYDFIGVNYYSSSYAKDVPCSNENVTLFTDPCASITGEREGVPIGPKAASDWLLIYPKGIRDLLLYAKYKFKDPVIYITENGRDEASTGKVLLKDSERIDYYARHLKMVQDAISIGANVKGFFAWSLLDNYEWATGYTVRFGLVYVDFDHGRKRYLKKSAKWFKRLLNKKKKN; this is encoded by the exons ATGAGAGCTAAATATCTTTGTTTACTAGTGTTCATTGTCTTGGCTTCTAACGAAGTTGTTGCCAAGAAACATTCTTCAACGCCTAAACTAAGAAGAAGTGATTTTCCAAAAGATTTCGTTTTTGGAGCTGCAACGTCCGCTTACCAAGTCGAAGGAGGTGCTCACGAAGACGGTAGAGGACCAAgtatttgggatacattctcCGAAAAATATCCAGAGAAGATTATAGATGGTAGCAATGGATCTGTTGCTGATGATTCTTACCATCTCTACAAAGAAGATGTAG GTTTACTACATCAGATTGGCTTCAATGCTTATAGATTCTCCATCTCATGGTCGAGGATCTTGCCACGTGGGAATCTAAAAGGAGGAATCAACCAAGCCGGTATTGATTATTACAACAACTTGATCAATGAGCTTTTGTCCAAAGGAATCAAGCCTTTCGTCACTCTTTTCCACTGGGACACACCACAAGCCCTTGAAGATGCTTACGGAGGATTCCGCGGCTCGGAGATTGTGAATGATTTCCGTGATTACGCGGATATTTGCTTCAAGAGTTTTGGAGATCGAGTGAAGCATTGGATGACATTAAACGAACCATTGACAGTGGTGCAACAAGGATACGTTGCAGGTGTGATGGCTCCAGGAAGATGCTCaaaattcacaaaccctaaCTGCACCGCCGGAAACGGAGCTACCGAGCCTTACATCGTTGGTCACAACCTCATCCTAGCTCACGGAGAAGCAGTCAAagtatacagaaaaaaatacaagacaTCTCAAAAAGGTCAAGTCGGTATCGCCTTAAACGCGGGTTGGAACTTACCTTATAATACAGAGTCAGCCGAGGACAGGTTAGCCGCGGCACGAGCCATGGCATTCACATTCGACTATTTCATGGAGCCACTTGTGACCGGTAAATACCCGGTTGATATGATCAACAACGTAAAAGACGGTCGCTTACCTACATTTACTACAAAACAATCTAAGATGCTCAAAGGATCATACGATTTCATTGGGGTCAATTACTACTCATCTTCTTACGCAAAAGATGTTCCTTGCTCTAACGAAAACGTTACACTATTCACTGATCCTTGTGCCAGCATCACAGGTGAAAGAGAAGGAGTTCCAATAGGTCCAAAAGCTGCGTCGGATTGGTTACTGATATATCCAAAGGGGATTCGTGATCTCCTCCTCTATGCAAAATACAAGTTTAAGGACCCGGTTATATACATAACCGAGAACGGGAGGGATGAAGCTAGTACCGGTAAAGTCTTACTTAAAGATAGTGAGAGGATTGATTACTACGCTAGACATCTCAAGATGGTTCAAGATGCAATCTCGATTGGAGCCAACGTGAAGGGATTTTTCGCATGGTCGTTGTTGGATAACTATGAATGGGCAACGGGATACACGGTCCGGTTTGGACTGGTTTACGTTGATTTCGACCATGGACGTAAGAGATATCTCAAGAAATCGGCAAAATGGTTTAAAAGGTTGctgaataagaagaaaaagaattga
- the LOC104724967 gene encoding DNA replication licensing factor MCM6 — MEAFGGFVMDEQAIQVENVFLEFLKSFRLDANKPELYYEAEIEAIRGGESTMMYIDFSHVMGFNDALQKAIADEYLRFEPYLRNACKRFVIEMNPSFISDDTPNKDINVSFYNLPFTKRLRELTTAEIGKLVSVTGVVTRTSEVRPELLYGTFKCLDCGSVIKNVEQQFKYTQPTICVSPTCLNRARWALLRQESKFADWQRVRMQETSKEIPAGSLPRSLDVILRHEIVEQARAGDTVIFTGTVVVIPDISALAAPGERAECRRDSSQQKSSTAGHEGVQGLKALGVRDLSYRLAFIANSVQIADGSRNTDMRNRQNDSNEDDQQQFTADELDEIQQMRNTPDYFNKLVGSMAPTVFGHQDIKRAVLLMLLGGVHKTTHEGINLRGDINVCIVGDPSCAKSQFLKYTAGIVPRSVYTSGKSSSAAGLTATVAKEPETGEFCIEAGALMLADNGICCIDEFDKMDIKDQVAIHEAMEQQTISITKAGIQATLNARTSILAAANPVGGRYDKSKPLKYNVNLPPAILSRFDLVYVMIDDPDEVTDYHIAHHIVRVHQKHEAALSPEFTTVQLKRYIAYAKTLKPKLSPEARKLLVESYVALRRGDTTPGTRVAYRMTVRQLEALIRLSEAIARSHLEILVKPSHVLLAVRLLKTSVISVESGDIDLSEYQDANGENMDDTDDIENPDNGDEDQQNGAAEPAPATADNGAAAQKLVISEEEYDRITQALVIRLRQHEETVNKDSSELPGIRQKELIRWYIDQQNEKKKYSSQEQVKLDIKKLRAIIESLVCKEGHLIVLANEQEAAETEETRKKSSQRDERILAVAPNYVVE, encoded by the exons ATGGAAGCTTTTGGTGGGTTTGTAATGGATGAACAAGCGATTCAAGTAGAGAACGTCTTCCTCGAGTTCCtcaaaag TTTCCGATTAGATGCGAACAAGCCGGAGTTGTATTACGAAGCGGAGATTGAAGCGATTCGAGGCGGTGAATCAACAATGATGTATATTGATTTCTCACATGTTATGGGTTTTAATGATGCTCTTCAGAAAGCAATAGCTGACGAGTATTTGAG GTTTGAGCCGTATTTGAGGAATGCGTGTAAGCGGTTTGTGATTGAAATGAATCCTTCTTTCATTTCGGATGATACTCCCAATAAAGATATCAATGTTTCCTTCTACAATCTCCCTTTCACTAAAAG GTTGAGGGAGCTAACGACTGCAGAAATTGGGAAGTTAGTGTCGGTGACTGGTGTGGTTACTAGAACAAGTGAAGTGAGACCTGAGCTGCTTTATGGGACGTTTAAGTGTTTAGATTGTGGTAGTGTTATAAAGAATGTTGAACAACAGTTTAAGTATACACAG CCTACGATCTGTGTAAGCCCAACTTGTTTGAACAGAGCAAGATGGGCGTTGCTTAGACAAGAGAGCAAGTTTGCGGATTGGCAGAGAGTTAGAATGCAGGAGACTTCAAAAGAGATACCTGCTGGGTCCTTGCCACGGTCTTTGGATGTCATTCTGCGTCATGAGATTGTTGAACAGGCTAGAGCTGGTGACAC GGTTATTTTTACGGGAACTGTTGTTGTTATACCTGACATATCAGCACTAGCAGCACCTGGAGAGAGAGCAGAATGCCGTCGAGACTCGTCACAACAGAAAAGCTCTACTGCTGGACATGAAGGTGTTCAAGGTCTCAAGGCTCTGGGAGTTAGAGATCTTTCGTATCGGCTTGCCTTTATCGCCAACTCAGTTCAG aTTGCTGATGGTAGTAGGAACACTGATATGAGGAACCGCCAAAATGATTCTAATGAAGATGATCAGCAGCAGTTCACG GCAGATGAACTAGATGAAATTCAGCAGATGAGAAATACCCCTGATTACTTCAATAAGTTAGTTGGAAGCATGGCCCCAACCGTTTTTGGTCATCAAGACATCAAACGTGCAGTTCTGCTTATGCTTTTAGGCGGTGTGCACAAGACTACTCATGAAGGCATCAACCTTAGAGGAGACATCAATGTTTGTATAGTTGGGGACCCCAGCTGTGCTAAATCCCAATTCCTCAA GTATACCGCAGGCATAGTACCAAGATCTGTGTATACATCTGGGAAGTCCTCTTCTGCAGCTGGGTTGACTGCAACTGTTGCGAAAGAACCGGAAACTGGTGAATTTTGCATTGAG GCTGGTGCTTTAATGCTCGCTGACAATGGAATATGTTGCATTGACGAGTTTGACAAGATGGATATCAAAGATCAG GTTGCTATTCATGAAGCGATGGAGCAGCAAACCATAAGCATTACAAAAGCTGGGATACAAGCAACCTTGAATGCTAGGACATCAATTCTTGCAGCAGCTAATCCTGTTGGTGGGCGATATGATAAATCTAAACCACTTAAG TATAACGTCAATCTTCCACCTGCCATTCTTTCGAGGTTTGATCTTGTGTACGTTATGATTGATGACCCTGATGAGGTAACGGATTACCACATTGCCCATCATATCGTGCGAGTTCACCAGAAGCATGAAGCAGCGCTTTCTCCTGAGTTCACTACCGTACAACTTAAGCGCTACATTGCATATGCCAAAACGTTAAAGCCAAAG CTAAGCCCAGAAGCAAGAAAGCTACTTGTCGAGTCTTATGTTGCTCTTCGTAGAGGTGATACAACTCCAGGCACAAGAGTCGCATATCGAATGACAGTTAGGCAGCTAGAGGCACTGATCAGGCTCTCAGAAGCCATTGCTAGGAGTCATTTGGAAATTCTG GTTAAACCAAGTCATGTTCTACTAGCTGTCAGACTGTTGAAGACTTCAGTCATCAG TGTTGAGTCAGGGGATATCGATCTTTCTGAGTACCAAGATGCTAATGGTGAGAACATGGACGACACAGATGACATTGAAAACCCTGATAATGGAGATGAGGATCAACAGAATGGTGCAGCTGAGCCAGCCCCTGCAACTGCTG ATAATGGAGCAGCAGCTCAAAAGCTGGTGATTAGCGAGGAAGAATATGATAGAATCACACAGGCCTTAGTCATTCGCCTTAGACAACATGAAGAAACTGTAAACAAAGACA gtTCGGAATTGCCTGGAATAAGACAAAAGGAACTGATTCGATGGTACATCGATcaacaaaatgagaaaaagaaatatagtTCACAAGAGCAAGTAAAACTCGATATCAAGAAACTCAGAGCCATCATTGAG AGCTTGGTATGTAAAGAAGGTCATCTTATAGTGTTAGCTAATGAGCAAGAAGCCgcagaaacagaagaaacaaggaaaaaatCTTCACAAAGAGATGAGAGGATCTTGGCTGTTGCTCCAAATTATGTAGTTGAGTGA